GCCTTCGTGAAGATTCGTGGCGCTCTCACCTGAAAAGACAAGAGAGCATATGTTCCACTCATGATCCCCCTTGTCGCGGTCGTAACCACGTCTACCTCTCTTAATGTAGATTCATCACCTTCTTCGACAAGCTCAGAGATCTCTTGAGCTGTGAGGACGATGGCTTCTCCCTTATCCAATCTCGAAACAATCTCTTCAAATGTTCGAACCACGAAGGATAGGATTAGTGATAATAATGAAAAACATTTGGCTATTTTGAATTAACGCAAATTCGTCTTTCACGTTTTGATTTTTTTGATTTCGTAATAAGGTTAATTTTGATCACAGTCAGGGCACGCTTCCTTTTGGGTTCTCGATACCGAAATAGATGTCATATTCCGCCTCGTTAGAGCTACAAAGGTATCGCAACTCGGTGTTTAACTGCAGCATGAAGCGGAAATGAATGACTAGTATCTTTACGAACGAGAAAAAAGAAAATTATTTTCCTGTAATAAGGCGGGCCCGTGGGGATTCGAACCCCAGTCTTTGGCTCCGAAGGCCAAAAGGATAATCCAGACTACCCTACGGGCCCGTCGAAGGTATCACATCACCACCTGATAAGTATTTGTTTGTTATGCAGCGGAATTCAAACGGCATAGCTGAATGCTCATTCGACTTAAAAAATAGGAGATTGCATCGAAATATCAAAAATGCAAGATGATCAGAATTTCATCATCCAACTCGCAAGACCGTGCTATAAATTCTGCTGAGATCGCTCTTTCCAACTTTCCTCGGATTTGCAGGAAGGCAGCTGTTCTTCAATGCGTCATTGACGAGTATCTCAAATTCGTCCTGGCTGATTTCTAAATGATTGAGATGATGAGGGATACCGACATCAGCTGACAATTCCCTGACTGCGTTGACAACGCTATTCGCAGCATCTTCGATAGAAGAGTTACAGTTCTCAACAGCGTGTATGTTCAAAATCCTCGCCATGCGGGCGAGTTTGTCCATAACCGCTCCGCAGTTGAATTCGAGGCAGTATGGGAGAAGTACCGAGTTGGCAATTCCATGCGGCACATTGAACCTTCCGCCAAGGGGCTCCGCCATCGCATGAACCATCCCTAGACCAGAAATTGAAAATGCCATCCCGGCAAGTGTGCTAGCGGCACTCATGCAACTTCTTGCCTCAATATTATGACCGTCCTCAACAGCCGTTCTCAAATTTTCGAAGATCAATCTCGTCGCTTCAACAGCGAGAGCATCGGACATCGCATGAGCATTTTTTGATGTGTAAGCTTCGAGGGCATGGGTCAGTGCATCCATGCCGGTTGATGCGGTAATCGATTTTGGCAATGAAATTGTCAATTCAGGATCGACTAGAGCGATCTTAGGGTAAAGACACTCGCCGCGAATTGTTTCCTTCACCTTCGCCTTCGCATCTGTAATGACTGCTGACCTCGTCACCTCGCTGCCCGTACCCGCTGTTGTTGGAATTGCGATCA
This region of Methanomassiliicoccales archaeon genomic DNA includes:
- a CDS encoding iron-containing alcohol dehydrogenase; this translates as MNPFRFYVPTRIIFETGCAHSIGEILVKQGIHSSLIITDRGVRKASCVAKVIDSLDDSHISYDVYDGVEQNPKEENVIEALETLRSSSHDSIIAVGGGSVIDTAKATLALMKECCDIHELYRREVTGAAPITLIAIPTTAGTGSEVTRSAVITDAKAKVKETIRGECLYPKIALVDPELTISLPKSITASTGMDALTHALEAYTSKNAHAMSDALAVEATRLIFENLRTAVEDGHNIEARSCMSAASTLAGMAFSISGLGMVHAMAEPLGGRFNVPHGIANSVLLPYCLEFNCGAVMDKLARMARILNIHAVENCNSSIEDAANSVVNAVRELSADVGIPHHLNHLEISQDEFEILVNDALKNSCLPANPRKVGKSDLSRIYSTVLRVG